The DNA sequence CTCCACCGGCTCCCGCGGCGGCACGTCGCGCCGCACGCCCTTCGCCTCCAGCCACGCGTCGTTATAGACCGTGTCCTGGTAGCGGTAGCCCTCGTCGGGAAAGATCACGGCCGTGAGCGAGTCAGGATGGTTGCGCGCCCACCAGTCCGCGACCAAGAACGCCGCGCCGCTCGTAGGGCCCATATGCAGCGCGTGCTCGCGGTGCAGCCGCCGCGTGGCCTGGAACGCCTCCGCCGCGCCCACCCAGTGCACCAAGTCGAACGCCGTGTGATCCACGTTGGCGGGTATCAGGCTGTTCCCCACCTCGCGCAGCAGCCATCCGTCGTTCCCCGCGTCCGTCTCCCCGAAGATCACGCTGCCGTGCGTATCCACTCCGATGACGTTGAGCTCCGGCAGGATCAGCCGCAGGTACGACGAGATTCCGCAGACGCTGCCGCCGGAGCCCACCGAGCCCACCAGGCAGTCGATCCCGCCCACCGCGTGCGCCAGCTGCTCCGCGCAGGGCGCGTAGCTGCCGGGATTGTGGGGGTTGCTGTACTGGCGGGGGCAAAAGCTGCCGGGGGTGCTGGCGAGCACCTTCTCCAGCACCTCCTGCCGCACCTGCCGAAAACCCCCGGACGCTCCCGCCTCGCGAACGATGTGCACGGTGGCGCCCAAATCCTCCAGCCGCCGGAGGAGCGGCGGGTCAATGGCGGGGTCGCCCACCAGCGTCAGCGGGTGCCCCTGCAGCGCCGACACCATGGCCAGGGAAAGCCCGAAAGTCCCGGAGGTGGCCTCGACGATCAGGCCACCCGGCCGCAGTTCGCCCTCTTCCAGCGCCTTGCGGATGATGAAGCGCGCCGGCAGCAGCTTCATCAGCGTAAAGACGAGGCCGATGAGGTTGGGGCGCAGCCACACCAAGCGGGGCAGCGCAATGGCGTCGACCAAGTTGGCGCTGATGACGGGGCCGCTCATGAAACCACCTCCAGGTGCATTGAGATGTCGGTGGGAAACTCCAGATATCGCCCAAGCCCATTAAGAGGCGAATAGACTATAGATTTTTCTCGTCTTGGCGTCAATCGTGACGCGCTTGTAGGCCAATGGGGGGGCGGTTACTTCCGATCAGAATCACATGGGGTAAGGGGCTTGCCCTGGGCGGCGGGGCCGAAGTGCAGTAAAAAAATCCCCGCCGGGCGTTTGCCCGGTGGGATTTTCTAGTCAAACCTAAATCGTTCCCAATGGGAATAACGCCTAGCAGCCTCTAAGAGCGTGGCGCAAAAACTTGCCGTCCGTCTAGGGGTTCCGCGGCCGGTTAGGTCTAAAGAGAACGGAGTGACCGCAAGAAGCCAGAAACCGCCACAGACGTGCATCGGTGCTCCGTCCGTGTCTGCTATTGTACGCGGCTAGCAATCTGTAGACTACGATCCTCAATGCCGGGCCGAGTAGCGCGCCAGCATCCACACGGCGGCGCGCTGCATCACCACCAGCCCGGCCGTGATGGCCACGGCGATGGCGAAGAGCGCGATGTTGCTCTCGTCGCCCGCGCGGAGCGAAAAGCTCAGCGCGGTGGAAACGGCCGGCGGATGGACCGCATCGGACAGGATCATCACCAGAATGGTGGCGACCATCGACAGGGCGGCGCCGGTGTACCCGGGGCCCAGCATCATGAACGCCGCCAGCCCCAGCACGGCCGCGCCCAGCTGCGAGATCACCAGCGTCCGCACGCGGTTGGTCCCGTGCTCCGGGTCCATGTAGATCAGGAACGCGCTCGACGCCAGCGACGCGAACAGCAGGCGCTGCTCGCTGAGCGTCTCCACCAGGAACAGCACCAGCAGCACCGTGGCGGTCGGCAGGGCGGCCAGCATCAGCTCGCCCCGCAGGTGCAGCCTCTGGCGGATGGTGCGCGTGATCCGCTCGCCCGGCCGCAGGCTCTCCTGTTCCATCAGCGCGCGCCTTCCACCGCCTTCGGCCCGGCGGAATCGCGCCGCGCCGGCCGCCGGGTGGGCGCGGGCGAGCCCCGCCCGCGGGTGATGCCCATGACGTTGTCCTCCAGCTCGCGGTCGATCAGCTTGTGCAGCGGATCGATCCCCGCCCGCCGCGGCCACTCGTCCGTTACGATGCGGAAGGTGCGCGCGGCGCCGGTGAACCGGAACTTTTTCAGGTAGATGGGCTCGTCCTCGTCCGCGCCGAAGACCCCCACCTCGATCCAGTCGTCGATCCGCACGTCCTCCTCCCGTCCCAGCCCGCCGGCCCTCATCTTTCGCGCGGAGACGGTGAAATCCACCTGGTAGCGGCCGTCCGGCAGCTGCGTGCCTTCCGCCCGCGACGCCGACAGGTCCCACAGCGTCACCGTCTCGAACAGGTCTTCCACCAGCCCGTCCAGCGAGTCGGGCGTAGCGGCGTGCAGGTGCCGCAGCAGGTCGCGCGAGGTGGGATATGGCCCGGCGGGGCGATGGCGCGACTCGGCCAGAAAGGCGCGCAGGGCGCCGTTCACCGCCTGCTCGCCCACGTAGTCGCGCAGCGCGTACATGGCCAGCGCGCCCTTGTTGTAGTGGATGTACTGCTGGTACTCCACCAGCGCCACCGGCATCTCCGCCCGCCGCTCCATGCCGCGGCCCTTGAGGTAGCCGTCCAGCTCGTAGCGCAGGAACCGCCCGATCTGCTCGCGCCCGTACTCCTTTTCCATCACCATCAGCGCGCTGTACTCGGCCAGCGTTTCGGTGAGCATGGCCGAGCCCTGCACGTGCGCGCCCACCGCCTGGTGCCCCCACCACTGGTGCGCCACCTCGTGCGCCGTGACGAAGTACGGGTAGTCGATGTCGCCCGCGTCCACGTCGGCGATGAAGCCGATGCCCTCGCTGTACGGAATGGTGCCCGCGAACGACTGCGCGAAGTCGCCGTAGCGCGGAAACTCCACGATCCTCACCTGCCGGTGCTGGTACGGGCCGAACTCGCGGGTGAAGTAGTCCAGCGACGCCTTCACCGAGCGGATCATCCGCGCCACGTTGTACTCGTGCCCGGGATGGTGGAACACCTCGATGTCTACGCCCTTCCACCGGTCGCGCCGCACCGTGAAGCGCGCCGACAGGAACGAGTAGAAGTTCAGCATCGGCCCTTCCATCTCGTAGCGGAAGAACCGCCGCCCACCCCGCCGCCACTCGCGCACCAGCCGCCCCGGCGCGATCGCCACCTGGTCGGCCGAGGTAGAGACGGTCGCGGCGAAGCGGATCCAGTCGGCGTCGCGCGACAGGTCGTTCCGCATCAGCGCGCGCGGATCGCCGATCGCCGGCACGCGGGGGCGCTCGGCCAAGCCGTGCCGCTCACGCGCGCCCTCGTCCTGCAGCTCGCCCTCGGGGTTGTAGCCGATGCCGGGGAGCCACTGGTTGTCGAAGAAGGTGCCGTTCTGCACCACGGGATGGAACGAGGGCTCGTCCGCAAAGCCGCGTGTCACGAACCGCAGGGTGAAGCGCAGCTCCGTCGAGTCGCCCGGCGCCAGGGGGCGCGCCAGGCGAAAGGCGTGGTACCCCTTCTCCTTGTCGCGGATGATGGGCTGCGCGGGGACGCCCAGCTCCAGCCGGTCGACCGTGATGGTGTTGACGATGTCGACGTGCACCTGGTCGATGGGGCGCCCGGCGCGGTTCACCAGCCGGTACACGCCACGGATGGCCAGGTCGCGCGACGCCGGATGGATGTCCACCTCCAGCCGCACGTCGGTGATGCGCGGCTGGGGAAGCGCCTCGAACTTCTTATACTGCTTTTCGTACAGCGCCTGGATGCGCTCCGCGTCTTCCTCGGTCTCCCACTCGTTCAGCACGGTGGTGTTGTGGACGATGAAGCCGCCCGTCCCCAGCACCAGGGCGAACGCCAGCGCCGCCGCCGCCAGCACGGGGCGCTTGGCGCGGGCGCGGGCCATCTTCATCCGCCATCCCCCGCCCTGCTCCTGCCCTCGCACCCAGAGCAGGTTGCTGGCGATGGCCATCAGCACGGCCACGCCGCCCCAGAACGCGGTGTACCACGCCCACGGCCGTAGCGTGTGGCCGTAGCCGTTCATGTCCGAGTAGAACGTCTCCGGCGACGCCGAGTAGTGAAACAGGTTGTGCGAAAGGCTGGTGGAGTACAGGTACGGCGTCAGCACGAAGTACAGGATGACGATCAGGTGCCCCACGTACTTGTGGTTCGCCAGCGACTGCACCGTCATGGCGAACACGATCCACAGCACGAACTCCGGCAGCCGAATCCCGAACAGTTCGCGCAGGTACAGCCCCGGCTCCATCCGGAAGTAGCCGGACGCAGCCTGGATCAGCATTCCCGTCAGCATGCTGGCGAAGAGGAGGACGGCCACCATTCCCGTCAGCGCCAGTGCCTTTCCCGCGAAGGGCACCCAGTTGGGCACGGGCATGGAGTCGTGGATCTGCGCCGTCCGCGCCTCGCGCTCTTCCCACACCAGCTCGCCCGCGTACACGGCCACGATCACGATGATGAACAGCATGAACGAGCCGCTGACCATCTCCAGCATCATGTACGTAACGGGGTGCGGCTCCACGCCGTAGATGGTGCCGCGCTGGCCGCCCATCACCAGCCCCAGCGCCACGCACATCCCGGCCAGGATCCAGAACCAGACACCGCGCACCATGCGCAGGAACGACGCATGGGCCACCCCGCCCAGCTGCGCGGCCCGCGCCGCGAACCCGAAGGAGCGATGGGGCTGCGGAAGCGTCAGCCGCGCCGCCAGCGACAGGGCCTGCGGCGGCTCGGGGGGCAGCCGTCCGCCCGTCTCGCTGGCGAACTGGGCGAAGCGGAACTGTGCGATGCCGTAGGCCAGGATCGCTCCGCCCACGACCATCCACAGCACCCGGTTCAGCAGCAGCGCGTCGGTCAGGGGCAGGGGCATGCCGTTGGATTCCGCCACCGTCCAGTAGCGCATGGCCCAGTTCAGCGGCGCCAGGCCAAACGGGTCGGAAAGCTGGGTGAACCAGTCGAAGTCCAGCCCGTTCACGAACAGGCGCGAGATGCTCCACCCCAGCAGCAGCGCCAGCCCGCCCACCTGCACCGCCACGAACTTGCGGCTGAGCGCGCCCATCACCAGGAACAGCGCCGACGTGGCCAGCACGTTGGGAACGACGATCAGCGCGAAAGGGAGTGCGTACGCCCCGGCGCCGTACGAGGCGATGCGGTCCGGGTCGGCGAAGGGCAGCGAGGCGGCGGTCGCCGCGCCCAGGGGAATGCCCAGCAGCACCAGCAGATTGGCGATCACCGCGCCCAGGTAGCGGGCGCCCAGGTACGCCGATTTGCGGACGGGGGTGGTGAAGAAGAGCGGGTGGATGCCCGCCTGGAAGTCGCGGTGCGCGGCGTGCCCGGCCAGCGCCGCCGTCACGGGCACCGCCAGCACGGAAAAGATGGACGTGAGGTTGGCAATGCGGCTGGGCGAGTTGGCGATGCTCACGGGCGAGCCCAGGTCGAACCCCGCCCACACCCCCGCCGCCGCGGCCATGAACACGAAGCCCAGTCCGAAGAAGACGGCGAAGTACACCCAGGTGCTGACACGCCGCAGGTGGTCGCGCAGCTCGTACGCCGTCAGGTGAAGCAGGGTCGTCACGCCGCCCCCGCGTCGCGAGGCGCCCCGTCCGAATCACCGTCCTCGCGGACCGATGGTGAGACCGCCACGTCGGCCGGCACTTCAGCCGCCACCTCCGACGTCACCACGGACGGCTCCGCCGACGCCACCTCGACGGGCGCCGGCCGGGCCAGGCTCAGCCCGCGCATCAACGTGAAGTAGACGTCCTTCAGGTCGGGTTCCACGGGGCGGAACGTCTCGTCGGGCGGGGCGTCCGCGAACACGTGCACCACGGTACGTCCCCCTACCAGCGTGGTGGAGATGACGGGATGCGCCTGCTCGAACGCGGCCAGCTCGTCGCGGGGCACCTCGCGGCTCCACACCCGCCCACGGATGGCGCGGACGGCCTCCATGGGTTCCGCCTCCAGCAGGATGCGGCCGGACTGGATGACGGCCATCCGCTGGCACAGGTCGCTCACGTCCTCCACGATGTGCGTGGACAGGATGACGACGGCCTGCTCACCAAGCTCGCTCAGCAGGTTCAGGAAGCGGACGCGCTCGGCGGGGTCCAGCCCGGCGGTGGGCTCGTCGACGATGATCAGCCGCGGGTTGCCGATCAGCGCGACGGCGATGCCGAAGCGCTGGCGCATGCCGCCCGAGAACCCGCCCAGGCGGCGGCCGCGCGCGTCCCACAGGTTGGTTTGCTCGAGGAGAGACTTCACCACGTCGCGCCGCTCGGCCGCGCGGGTGACGCCCTTCAGCAGAGCGAAGTGGCCCAGCAGTTCCTCGGCCGTGGCGCGGGGATACAGGCCGAACTCCTGCGGCAGGTATCCGAGGGTGCGCCGCACCCCCTCCTTGTCGCCCAGCACGTCCAGCTCACCAAGCCGTGCCTGGCCGGAATCCGCCTCCTGCAGCGTGGCCAGAATGCGCATCAGCGTGCTCTTGCCGGCGCCGTTGGGGCCCAGCAGCCCGAACATGCCGCGCGGCACGGTGAGCGAAACGTCGCGCAGGGCGTGCACGCCGTTGGGGTACGTCTTGGAAAGACGTTCGATCGTCAGGTCCACGAACTTCGATGGTGAGGGTTGGATCAGCGCGGCTGGCCCGCGGCCGGCGGCGGGGCGACAGCCGGGATCGGCGCGGACATGGCGGGGCGCCGCGGATGGGCCCGCCGTACGTCGAACACCACCCCCGTCATCACCGTCCTGACCGGCTGCCGCCCGGTGCGCACGCCCGGTTCATCGGGGTGGTACTTCCAGGCGGTGCCGAAGGCGCCTGTCACGTAGAAGTGCATCCCGTACGGGCCGCCGGTACGATAGGCGACGGTGGGGGCCCAGTACCGGGGCTCCACCTGCTCGTAGTTGTCGGCGAGCACGATCTCGATCTGCCGCCGTGCCAGGAAGGCGTATCCCTGGGTGGTGTACCAGCCGGACCCGTTCGGCCGCATGCGCCCCAGCTGCACGTAGGGCATGGCGTGAGTGCCCGCAGCGAGCACCCCCGCGCCCGCGTCGAGCCCGAGCGGCGAGCCCGGGGCCTGCACGTACAGGTCCAGCTCCGACGATACGACCGGGGCGGAATACGTGAATCCCGCGCTGAAGCCGAGCGTGGAGTCGGTAGCCGCCCAGCCGTAGCGCACCCCGGCCCCCAACTGCGGAACCAGGATGGTCTCGCACGTTTCCGGGGGGCACAGCGACTTGCCGGCACCCATCGTACCGTAGCCCGTGATGCCTTGCTCCACGCGCGGACCATGGGTCACGATGGGCGCGCACGCCGCGGCAGACGCCAGCAGCAGCAGCGCGGAACACGCTTTCATGACCATGTCGGCATCACCTCGGAGAAAAATATCGGCGGCCGGAGCGGACCGAAACCGCTCGACCGCCGCATCCGCACACGACCGTGAGCCGGATCAGCGCGGCTGGCCAGGCGGCGGCACAGGTGGAACGGGCCCCCGGGCGGGCGGCAGGCGGCTGGGCGGCGGCGCCGGCTGCACGTCGAACACGATTCCCATCATCACCGCCCTCAGCGGCTGCCGCTCCGTGTACAGGCCGGGCCCGTCCTCGCGCCGCTTCGTAACCCTCGACGTCCCGAACGCGCCGGTCGCGTAGAAATGCATGCCATACTGGCCCCGGGCGCGATACGCGATGCTGGGTGACCAGTACCGGGGCTGTTCCTTCTTTTCGGTGTCGACGTCGATCCCCCAATCCATGTCCCGCCGCGACAGGAAGGCGAATCCCTGGGTGGTGTACCAGCCTGACCCGTTGGGCTTCATGCGGCCGGCCTGCACGTACGGCATGCCGTGGGTGCCCGCCAGCAGCACCCCCGCGCCTACGTCCAGCCTGCTCAGCGAGGTCGGCGCCTGGACGTACACGTCAAGCTCGGACGACACGATGAAGGTGGAAACCGTCAGTCCCGCGCTCATGCCCGCCGCGGAGGCGGTCGCCGCGCGGCCGTAGCGAACCCCGGCCCCGTACTGCGGCGTCAGCTGCGTGTCGCACTCCGGAGGGCCGCACAGCTCCCGTCCGCCGCCCAGGGTGCCATGGAACGAAAGGCCGTTCTGCACCCGCGGAGTGTGGGTGACGATCGGCGCGCACGCCGCGGCGAACGCCAGCAGCAGCGCGGAACACGCTTTCATGAACATGCAGGCATCGCCGGGAGAGGGGAGCCGTTGTCCGCGGATTGGAAGCGCACCAGCCGGATCAGCGCGGCTGGCCCGGCGGCGGCGGCACGGCCGGGGCGGCCCCCCGCGCGGGTGGCAGGCTGCCGGGCGGCGGATCGGTCTGCACGTCGAACACCACGCCCATCAGCACCGCCCGCACCGGCTGGCGCTCCGTGCGCGGGGCCGACTCGTCGGGATCGTGCGTCGTCACACGGGCCGAGCCGAGCGCGCCCGAGGCGTAAACGTGCACGCCATACCGGCCGCGCGTCCGGTACGCGATGGCCGGCGCCCAGTACCGCGGCGTCACCTGCACCAGGGGATCGTCAAGCGTCCAGCCGATCGCCCGCTCCGCCATCCAGGCGAAGCCCTGCGTGGTGTACCAGCCGGAGCCGTCCGGCCGCATGCGCCCCAGCTGCACGTAGGGCATGACATGGCTGCCCGCGGCCAGCACGCCCGCGCCCGCGTCCAGATCCAGTTGCGACGCGGGCGCCTGCACGTACAGGTCCACCTCCGAAGAAATGAAGCCGGCGGAATACGTGAATCCCACACTGAAGCCGGGCGTGGAGTCGGTTGCCACCCGGCCGTAGCGGGCGCCCCCACCCATCTGCGGAACCAGGTCGGTGTCGCACGCTTCCTGGCTGCACAACGACCGTGAGCCGCCCATGGTTCCATAGAGCGTGACGCCCGGCTCCACCCTTGGGCTGTGGGTAACGACGGGTGCGCACGCGGCGGCGCTCGCCAGCAGCACGATGGCTGAAAATCTCATGATCACGGGGTATTGTCTTGGATCAGCGTGGCACGGCCGCCGGCGGCACCGGCGGGATGGAGCGTGGCGCGGGCGCACGCGGGGGCACCGGCTGCACGTCGAAGACGATCCCCATCATCACGATGCTCACCGGCTGGCGGGTGTCGGTACGCGTGGGCAGCGAATCCGCGGAATACACCACCGCCTTCGCACTGCCGAAGGCCCCCGAAAGGTACACGTGAACGCCGGGCCGCCCCCGCGTTCGATACGCCACCGTCGGCGCCCAGTAGCGCGGCGTCACCTCGTCGGCGCCCGCGGGACCATCGAAATCCAGGGTCCAATCCGGG is a window from the Longimicrobium sp. genome containing:
- a CDS encoding HPP family protein, which codes for MEQESLRPGERITRTIRQRLHLRGELMLAALPTATVLLVLFLVETLSEQRLLFASLASSAFLIYMDPEHGTNRVRTLVISQLGAAVLGLAAFMMLGPGYTGAALSMVATILVMILSDAVHPPAVSTALSFSLRAGDESNIALFAIAVAITAGLVVMQRAAVWMLARYSARH
- a CDS encoding pyridoxal-phosphate dependent enzyme — protein: MSGPVISANLVDAIALPRLVWLRPNLIGLVFTLMKLLPARFIIRKALEEGELRPGGLIVEATSGTFGLSLAMVSALQGHPLTLVGDPAIDPPLLRRLEDLGATVHIVREAGASGGFRQVRQEVLEKVLASTPGSFCPRQYSNPHNPGSYAPCAEQLAHAVGGIDCLVGSVGSGGSVCGISSYLRLILPELNVIGVDTHGSVIFGETDAGNDGWLLREVGNSLIPANVDHTAFDLVHWVGAAEAFQATRRLHREHALHMGPTSGAAFLVADWWARNHPDSLTAVIFPDEGYRYQDTVYNDAWLEAKGVRRDVPPREPVEWNRPYNGRDPWSFFRWGRRAYSDVMWIGPSADQGNSVATEEAGPDAAHPPPKLVPDGPGGAGATTFTRTERVEVARGRTDDAPTPLLRVSAEVPVWVDADTAAEVLGDAVRGLSALDIALGGNGLEVDGIDIGVAVSAYA
- a CDS encoding ABC transporter permease/M1 family aminopeptidase is translated as MTTLLHLTAYELRDHLRRVSTWVYFAVFFGLGFVFMAAAAGVWAGFDLGSPVSIANSPSRIANLTSIFSVLAVPVTAALAGHAAHRDFQAGIHPLFFTTPVRKSAYLGARYLGAVIANLLVLLGIPLGAATAASLPFADPDRIASYGAGAYALPFALIVVPNVLATSALFLVMGALSRKFVAVQVGGLALLLGWSISRLFVNGLDFDWFTQLSDPFGLAPLNWAMRYWTVAESNGMPLPLTDALLLNRVLWMVVGGAILAYGIAQFRFAQFASETGGRLPPEPPQALSLAARLTLPQPHRSFGFAARAAQLGGVAHASFLRMVRGVWFWILAGMCVALGLVMGGQRGTIYGVEPHPVTYMMLEMVSGSFMLFIIVIVAVYAGELVWEEREARTAQIHDSMPVPNWVPFAGKALALTGMVAVLLFASMLTGMLIQAASGYFRMEPGLYLRELFGIRLPEFVLWIVFAMTVQSLANHKYVGHLIVILYFVLTPYLYSTSLSHNLFHYSASPETFYSDMNGYGHTLRPWAWYTAFWGGVAVLMAIASNLLWVRGQEQGGGWRMKMARARAKRPVLAAAALAFALVLGTGGFIVHNTTVLNEWETEEDAERIQALYEKQYKKFEALPQPRITDVRLEVDIHPASRDLAIRGVYRLVNRAGRPIDQVHVDIVNTITVDRLELGVPAQPIIRDKEKGYHAFRLARPLAPGDSTELRFTLRFVTRGFADEPSFHPVVQNGTFFDNQWLPGIGYNPEGELQDEGARERHGLAERPRVPAIGDPRALMRNDLSRDADWIRFAATVSTSADQVAIAPGRLVREWRRGGRRFFRYEMEGPMLNFYSFLSARFTVRRDRWKGVDIEVFHHPGHEYNVARMIRSVKASLDYFTREFGPYQHRQVRIVEFPRYGDFAQSFAGTIPYSEGIGFIADVDAGDIDYPYFVTAHEVAHQWWGHQAVGAHVQGSAMLTETLAEYSALMVMEKEYGREQIGRFLRYELDGYLKGRGMERRAEMPVALVEYQQYIHYNKGALAMYALRDYVGEQAVNGALRAFLAESRHRPAGPYPTSRDLLRHLHAATPDSLDGLVEDLFETVTLWDLSASRAEGTQLPDGRYQVDFTVSARKMRAGGLGREEDVRIDDWIEVGVFGADEDEPIYLKKFRFTGAARTFRIVTDEWPRRAGIDPLHKLIDRELEDNVMGITRGRGSPAPTRRPARRDSAGPKAVEGAR
- a CDS encoding ABC transporter ATP-binding protein, whose protein sequence is MDLTIERLSKTYPNGVHALRDVSLTVPRGMFGLLGPNGAGKSTLMRILATLQEADSGQARLGELDVLGDKEGVRRTLGYLPQEFGLYPRATAEELLGHFALLKGVTRAAERRDVVKSLLEQTNLWDARGRRLGGFSGGMRQRFGIAVALIGNPRLIIVDEPTAGLDPAERVRFLNLLSELGEQAVVILSTHIVEDVSDLCQRMAVIQSGRILLEAEPMEAVRAIRGRVWSREVPRDELAAFEQAHPVISTTLVGGRTVVHVFADAPPDETFRPVEPDLKDVYFTLMRGLSLARPAPVEVASAEPSVVTSEVAAEVPADVAVSPSVREDGDSDGAPRDAGAA